ttgtaaaaaaaatattaaaaagatactttaaaaaaaaaatataaattcgAATTGTGGAAAAACATGAagcaaataataattaaaaacagaCAAAAAAAAACCTTGATGATTGTGGAAAAACATGACTCATATCATATGATATATGAACATGTCTTACATAATGGAGCATGCATGGGGATTATCATCACTGAAGAGTGAAGCAAAGGCCTCATCAGAGGCCACAGCAACAGAATAAAGAGAAGGTGTATGGAAGAAAGTGTGAACTCCATTTGTAGCTTCACTCTTGTATGCATCATTGTAGTAATGGTTAACAATGTAAGTAGGGTACTTATAGAATGATGCAAAATGAGAATGCCCTGCTAGGAATGGCCATGGTTCTGCTACCTTCCCTGCACGTTTTATTGCCTTCAAAACCTTCTTCTCTTCTAAGCCATACCCTTTAACTGTTATCTTTTGTGCCTCCATTTCCACCTCTACCTCATCTACTCCTATTATGTGCAAATGTACCACATTTCAAAATTCAGCATTCTAAAAACAAATGTACTAAAGCATTAcatcactttttattttctatatggAGGCAAAAATGATGTTTCACAGAGTGATGAAGTAGTGATATACTTTAACATtgtaatttttggtgtttttcaAAAGTGTGGAAAATACACAAATCAGATGGTCCGATTTCtatacttcaaatttttttattttttttaacagaaATCCCTCCGATTTCTGTTCTCTCACAAATCTTTTGGTCCGATTTCACAAATCTCTCGATCCGATTGCTGTTTTCTCACAAATCCCTCGATCCGATCTCTGTATCCTCACAGATTGGACGATCCAATTTCTGTAATTCTTACAAATTGGACGGTCTGATTTTTGTTTATCTAATTAAACGGTTTCACATTTGAGAATAACACCCTATCAACccacattttaaaaaaacacAGTTACTATTCcaatatcaaaaacaaaatctaGATGAATTTCACTGGTGAAATATGCAGTTATAAACAGATAAATCTTTAgatcaaaaaatatttatatagaaATATGTTTGTTGGTAGATCACTTTCTTCAATATTCAGGTGTTTTATATTCAGGTGTTTTACACCATCAGACTCGTTTTTTTAGTATATACACTAATAACATTAccatatttaaatttttcagCATATTACAACCAACATAAAATGAATTTGTTAAAAAGTTTATTAAATCTTTATGGCATGGACAAAAAAGAATGGGGAAATTGTATGTGTCAGATGATAATAGTTCAGTGCATATGCAGAAGCCTAAAATCTTGGCTTTCTAATACTTGCTTGTACTTGTGCACTTGCCAACTTGTAACACAAACATTCCACATgggattttttttagaataactTAACATAAAAACTGTTCCTCTGGCACATATATATATGtctacatatatataaaaataaaagatataaacaaaaaagtaggttgagaaaaaaaatataatgtaCCTTTGAGCTTGTAGAGAGCTCTCTTCAATTTTGAAGCACATCCCTCACAATCAAGATTTGGAACTCTCACCTCTACCATATTCTGCAGATCCATGCAACAATCTCAGTCACAAATGCTAACCATTCTGTGTTTATATGTGTCACAAAAGAGAAACAATAGAGAATAGTTACTTACAGACATTGTTAGTATTTTTAAGTCTTAGACAAAAAATATGAACAAGCAATTCAATCCCTTTGTTTTTTGAAGTTTGGAGTTTGAAGTAGCACCAAATTCAAACCGGTTTGTGAGAGAGAATGATAAAGAAGTGAATGGAATATAGCATCAAAGTTGATGTATGAAGGGTCTCTTTTAAACAGTTATAggctgaaaaaaaaaataaaaagaaaagtgtTATTAAGGTCttggaattaaaaaaaaaaagatagcaTGCAGaagtaacaataataaaatagttaataataatatttgagGCGTGGGAAGTGGATCCCAATTTTGAGGCACAGTCCCTCACTTTGTGTCTGCTTCTCTCTTCATTGAAACTGGACCACCATGTATTTTGCTTTTCAgctttctctcttttgtttGTGACACAACACAAAATGATAACTACCTGCATATGTTGTTGTGTAGGACATTCTCTAAGGATGCTGCATGGGGTGGGTGTCTCCACTTAATTTATAGATATCATCTTCAATTTAAAATCTGCAATCATGTACTTCCAAGCATTCTATGTAGAGTTTCTAATGCAGACCAATCATacaaaattagaaaattttaacTAGAATTTTTGTCCAAAATACAGTGGTGGTTAAACCATATATTTcatctattttaaaataaaaatttaattttgatgcactgacAGTCGTCGTTCTTTTAGATGATCATTCACACGGTTAATGTGAAAAGTAGTTATTTTTACTTTACACTAATAATacattcaaattaaattttatataaataattgtaGCTTTAACTTTTTTATGCATTTAAAAGTCAATGCTACTAAATGTTAAATAGATTTAGATACATTAGTGTTTTAGCATGTCAAAAAAGTTAAAATGATAATGATTTTGAAACGAAAAGAGGAGATAGTTAATCTAAATGATAATATTATTGCCAGGTTATTTTGACAATAAAATTCTTGTTAAAATTTTAGTTCTTTTAATG
The genomic region above belongs to Arachis stenosperma cultivar V10309 chromosome 5, arast.V10309.gnm1.PFL2, whole genome shotgun sequence and contains:
- the LOC130983227 gene encoding heavy metal-associated isoprenylated plant protein 31, which produces MSNMVEVRVPNLDCEGCASKLKRALYKLKGVDEVEVEMEAQKITVKGYGLEEKKVLKAIKRAGKVAEPWPFLAGHSHFASFYKYPTYIVNHYYNDAYKSEATNGVHTFFHTPSLYSVAVASDEAFASLFSDDNPHACSIM